A window of the Panulirus ornatus isolate Po-2019 chromosome 65, ASM3632096v1, whole genome shotgun sequence genome harbors these coding sequences:
- the LOC139746413 gene encoding probable transcriptional regulatory protein Desal_2886 isoform X1: MAYMVQVWRLGAASAPCVFRENAIYKNLDCMLKSTDILYTARLSRGMAGHSKWANIRHIKAGKDAVKQRTIIKFSRLIRFAIKEGGNADPKLNSMLAKAIESARCSNVPQASINNILETHQKSQDNAKSAILEYRGPSGLFILAELLTDNLNRSRGTLQGVLKKFNIQEARASAIRMFEEKGVVVAASKGTSLEAALDSAIETGAEEVVEEDDNLVFTCSPVDFIKVKQGLENLGYEITYADVDFIPKSPITFPEESAKQLATVIQKLEDIEDVIKIHVNAL, encoded by the exons ATGGCTTATATGGTACAG GTTTGGAGATTGGGAGCAGCTTCAGCGCCGTGTGTATTCAGGGAGAATGCTATTTACAAGAATCTAGACTGTATGTTAAAAAGCACTGATATCCTTTATACAGCAAGACTGTCACGAGGGATGGCAGGACACAGCAAATGGGCTAATATAAGGCACATTAAAGCAGGCAAAGATGCTGTAAAACAGAGGACTATTATTAAGTTTTCCCGTCTCATCAGATTTGCTATTAAAG aaGGTGGAAATGCAGATCCAAAGTTGAACTCCATGCTTGCTAAAGCTATTGAATCTGCACGCTGCAGTAACGTGCCACAAGCTAGTATAAATAATATACTAGAAACCCATCAG AAGTCTCAAGATAATGCCAAATCAGCCATCCTGGAATATAgaggaccaagtggtctgttcATCTTAGCTGAACTGTTGACTGACAACCTGAATCGTAGTAGGGGGACTTTGCAAGGAGTGCTTAAAAAGTTTAA TATACAAGAAGCTAGAGCAAGTGCCATTCGTATGTTTGAAGagaagggggttgtggtggcagctAGTAAAGGAACATCTCTTGAGGCTGCATTGGACAGTGCTATTGAGACTGGAGCAGAGGAAGTTGTTGAAGAAGATGATAACCTAGTG TTCACCTGTTCACCTGTCGACTTTATAAAAGTAAAACAAGGTCTGGAGAACCTCGGTTATGAAATCACTTATGCTGATGTTGACTTTATACCAAAATCGCCAATAACTTTCCCTGAGGAAAGTGCAAAACAGCTGGCGACAGTCATCCAAAAATTGGAAGACATCGAAGATGTTATAAAGATTCATGTTAATGCATTATGA
- the LOC139746413 gene encoding probable transcriptional regulatory protein Desal_2886 isoform X2 — MLKSTDILYTARLSRGMAGHSKWANIRHIKAGKDAVKQRTIIKFSRLIRFAIKEGGNADPKLNSMLAKAIESARCSNVPQASINNILETHQKSQDNAKSAILEYRGPSGLFILAELLTDNLNRSRGTLQGVLKKFNIQEARASAIRMFEEKGVVVAASKGTSLEAALDSAIETGAEEVVEEDDNLVFTCSPVDFIKVKQGLENLGYEITYADVDFIPKSPITFPEESAKQLATVIQKLEDIEDVIKIHVNAL; from the exons ATGTTAAAAAGCACTGATATCCTTTATACAGCAAGACTGTCACGAGGGATGGCAGGACACAGCAAATGGGCTAATATAAGGCACATTAAAGCAGGCAAAGATGCTGTAAAACAGAGGACTATTATTAAGTTTTCCCGTCTCATCAGATTTGCTATTAAAG aaGGTGGAAATGCAGATCCAAAGTTGAACTCCATGCTTGCTAAAGCTATTGAATCTGCACGCTGCAGTAACGTGCCACAAGCTAGTATAAATAATATACTAGAAACCCATCAG AAGTCTCAAGATAATGCCAAATCAGCCATCCTGGAATATAgaggaccaagtggtctgttcATCTTAGCTGAACTGTTGACTGACAACCTGAATCGTAGTAGGGGGACTTTGCAAGGAGTGCTTAAAAAGTTTAA TATACAAGAAGCTAGAGCAAGTGCCATTCGTATGTTTGAAGagaagggggttgtggtggcagctAGTAAAGGAACATCTCTTGAGGCTGCATTGGACAGTGCTATTGAGACTGGAGCAGAGGAAGTTGTTGAAGAAGATGATAACCTAGTG TTCACCTGTTCACCTGTCGACTTTATAAAAGTAAAACAAGGTCTGGAGAACCTCGGTTATGAAATCACTTATGCTGATGTTGACTTTATACCAAAATCGCCAATAACTTTCCCTGAGGAAAGTGCAAAACAGCTGGCGACAGTCATCCAAAAATTGGAAGACATCGAAGATGTTATAAAGATTCATGTTAATGCATTATGA